Proteins encoded by one window of Bos javanicus breed banteng chromosome 22, ARS-OSU_banteng_1.0, whole genome shotgun sequence:
- the ITIH4 gene encoding inter-alpha-trypsin inhibitor heavy chain H4 isoform X1, which produces MKTPAPGRIHSIVLVLLSLAVLQTSKAQKVQNNIDIYSLTVDSKVSSRFAHTVITSRVVNKADAVREATFQMELPKKAFITNFSMVIDGVTYPGNIKEKAAAQQQYSAAVARGESAGLVRATGRKTEQFQVSVSVAPAAKVTFELVYEELLARHLGAYELLLKVRPQQLVKHLQMDIHIFEPQGISFLETESTFMTNKLAEALTTSQNKTKAHVRFKPTLSQQQKYPEKQDTVLDGSFIVRYDVDRPLSGGSIQIENGYFVHYFAPDSLSTIPKNVIFVIDKSGSMMGRKIKQTREALIKILDDLSPHDQFDLISFSSEATTWKPLLVPASTENVNEAKSYATGIQAQGGTNINDAMLMAVQLLEKANQEELLPEGSITLIILLTDGDPTVGETNPSNIQKNVRKAINGQHSLFCLGFGFDVSYAFLEKMALENGGLARRIYEDSDSALQLQDFYQEVANPLMTSVAFEYPSNAVESVTQDTFRVFFKGSELVVAGKLREQSPDVLLAQIRGQLHRENITYMMMSHVAEQEEMFRSPKYIFHSFMERLWAYLTIQQLLEQMVSALDAEKQALEARALSLSLSYSFVTPLTSMVITKPEGQEQSQVAEKPVEDESRGSRVYLGPMRFGHSVGDRTSRKPGGGLKLLNGTPLFGPPGPPAAASPFHRMTSRLVLPELMSPLAPASAPSPTSGPGGASHDTDFRIKGTTPTALPFAPVQAPSVILPLPGQSVDRLCVDLRRPQELLNLLSDPDQGVEVTGHFETAKARFSWIEVTFENPQVQIHASPEHVVMTRNRRNSAYKWKETLYSVMPGLKVTMDKEGLLLLSRPDRVTIGLLFWDGPGKGLRLLLQNTDRFSSHVSGTLGQFYQDVLWGPLDTADDSKRTLKVQGRDYSATRELKLDYQESPPGKEISCWSVEL; this is translated from the exons ggtCATCGATGGTGTGACCTACCCAGGTAACATCAAGGAGAAGGCTGCAGCGCAGCAGCAGTACAGTGCAGCTGTGGCCAGGGGCGAGAGTGCTGGCCTTGTCAG GGCCACCGGGAGAAAGACAGAGCAGTTCCAGGTGTCCGTTAGTGTGGCTCCTGCTGCCAAGGTCACCTTCGAGCTGGTGTATGAAGAGCTGCTGGCCCGTCATCTGGGAGCGTACGAGCTGCTGCTGAAAGTCCGGCCCCAGCAGCTGGTCAAACACCTGCAG ATGGACATTCACATCTTCGAGCCTCAGGGCATCAGCTTTCTGGAGACAGAGAGCACCTTCATGACCAATAAACTGGCAGAGGCCCTCACCACCTCACAGAACAAGACCAAG GCTCACGTCCGATTCAAGCCAACACTGTCACAGCAACAAAAGTATCCGGAGAAGCAGGACACGGTCCTAGATGGCAGCTTCATTGTCCGCTACGATGTGGACCGGCCCCTTTCCGGGGGTTCCATTCAG ATTGAGAATGGCTACTTTGTGCACTACTTTGCCCCTGATAGCCTGTCCACAATACCCAAGAATGTGATCTTTGTCATCGACAAGAGCGGCTCCATGATGGGCAGGAAAATAAAGCAG ACCCGGGAAGCCCTCATCAAGATCCTGGATGACCTCAGTCCCCATGACCAGTTCGACCTCATCAGCTTCAGTTCGGAAGCAACCACGTGGAAACCTTTGCTAGTGCCAGCCTCGACTGAGAACGTGAATGAGGCCAAGAGCTACGCCACTGGCATCCAGGCCCAGGGAG GGACCAATATAAATGATGCGATGCTGATGGCCGTGCAGCTGCTGGAGAAAGCCAACCAGGAGGAGCTGCTGCCTGAAGGGAGCATCACCCTCATCATCCTCCTCACTGATGGTGACCCCACTGTAG GGGAGACCAACCCTTCGAATATCCAGAAGAACGTGCGGAAAGCTATAAATGGCCAGCATAGTCTCTTCTGCCTGGGCTTTGGCTTCGATGTCAGCTACGCCTTCCTGGAGAAGATGGCACTAGAGAACGGCGGCCTGGCCCGGCGCATCTATGAGGACTCAGACTCCGCCCTGCAGCTGCAG GACTTCTACCAGGAGGTGGCCAACCCACTGATGACGTCAGTGGCCTTTGAGTACCCGAGCAATGCTGTGGAGTCGGTCACGCAGGACACCTTCCGGGTGTTCTTCAAGGGCTCCGAGTTGGTAGTGGCTGGGAAGCTCCGGGAGCAGAGCCCTGACGTGCTCTTAGCCCAAATCCGGGGGCAGCTG CACAGGGAGAACATCACCTATATGATGATGTCCCATGTGGCCGAGCAGGAGGAGATGTTCCGGAGCCCCAAGTACATCTTCCACAGCTTCATGGAGAGACTCTGGGCATACCTGACCATCCAGCAACTGCTCGAGCAAAT GGTCTCTGCGTTAGATGCTGAGAAGCAGGCTCTTGAGGCCCGCGCACTGAGCTTGTCACTCAGCTACAGCTTTGTCACCCCCCTCACGTCCATGGTGATCACCAAACCTGAAGGTCAAGAACAGTCTCAGGTTGCTGAGAAGCCTGTGGAGGATG AAAGCAGAGGCAGCAGAGTCTACTTAG GGCCCATGAGGTTTGGTCATTCTGTGGGGGACAGAACATCCAGGAAACCAG GTGGAGGTTTGAAATTGTTAAACGGCACTCCATTATTCGGACCACCTggacctcctgctgctgcttctccatTCCACCGTATGACCTCGAGATTGGTGCTACCAGAGCTGATGTCAC CACTCGCGCCTGCTTCTGCACCGTCACCTACCTCAGGTCCTGGTGGAGCATCTCACGACACGGATTTCAGAATCAAAG gaaCAACCCCGACAGCCCTACCCTTCG CTCCcgtccaggctccttctgtcatCCTGCCACTGCCTGGGCAGAGCGTGGACCGGCTCTGTGTGGACCTCCGGCGCCCTCAGGAGCTACTGAACCTGCTCTCGGACCCTGACCAAG GGGTTGAGGTGACTGGCCACTTTGAGACAGCGAAGGCCCGCTTCTCGTGGATTGAGGTGACCTTCGAGAACCCCCAGGTGCAGATCCATGCGTCCCCTGAGCACGTGGTTATGACTCGAAACCGAAGAAACTCTGCATACAAGTGGAAGGAAACGCTGTACTCGGTGATGCCCGG CCTCAAGGTGACCATGGACAAGGAGGGGCTCCTGTTGCTCAGCAGACCAGACAGAGTGACCATCGGCCTGCTGTTCTGGGACGGCCCTGGAAAGGGGCTCCGGCTTCTCCTGCAGAACACTGACCGCTTCTCCAGCCATGTCAGTGGGACCCTTG GCCAGTTTTACCAGGACGTGCTCTGGGGGCCCCTGGACACGGCAGATGACAGCAAGCGAACACTGAAGGTCCAGGGACGTGACTACTCTGCCACCAG AGAGCTCAAGCTGGATTACCAAGAGAGCCCCCCAGGCAAAGAGATTTCCTGCTGGTCTGTGGAGCTGTAG
- the ITIH4 gene encoding inter-alpha-trypsin inhibitor heavy chain H4 isoform X2: protein MKTPAPGRIHSIVLVLLSLAVLQTSKAQKVQNNIDIYSLTVDSKVSSRFAHTVITSRVVNKADAVREATFQMELPKKAFITNFSMVIDGVTYPGNIKEKAAAQQQYSAAVARGESAGLVRATGRKTEQFQVSVSVAPAAKVTFELVYEELLARHLGAYELLLKVRPQQLVKHLQMDIHIFEPQGISFLETESTFMTNKLAEALTTSQNKTKAHVRFKPTLSQQQKYPEKQDTVLDGSFIVRYDVDRPLSGGSIQIENGYFVHYFAPDSLSTIPKNVIFVIDKSGSMMGRKIKQTREALIKILDDLSPHDQFDLISFSSEATTWKPLLVPASTENVNEAKSYATGIQAQGGTNINDAMLMAVQLLEKANQEELLPEGSITLIILLTDGDPTVGETNPSNIQKNVRKAINGQHSLFCLGFGFDVSYAFLEKMALENGGLARRIYEDSDSALQLQDFYQEVANPLMTSVAFEYPSNAVESVTQDTFRVFFKGSELVVAGKLREQSPDVLLAQIRGQLHRENITYMMMSHVAEQEEMFRSPKYIFHSFMERLWAYLTIQQLLEQMVSALDAEKQALEARALSLSLSYSFVTPLTSMVITKPEGQEQSQVAEKPVEDESRGSRVYLGGGLKLLNGTPLFGPPGPPAAASPFHRMTSRLVLPELMSPLAPASAPSPTSGPGGASHDTDFRIKGTTPTALPFAPVQAPSVILPLPGQSVDRLCVDLRRPQELLNLLSDPDQGVEVTGHFETAKARFSWIEVTFENPQVQIHASPEHVVMTRNRRNSAYKWKETLYSVMPGLKVTMDKEGLLLLSRPDRVTIGLLFWDGPGKGLRLLLQNTDRFSSHVSGTLGQFYQDVLWGPLDTADDSKRTLKVQGRDYSATRELKLDYQESPPGKEISCWSVEL, encoded by the exons ggtCATCGATGGTGTGACCTACCCAGGTAACATCAAGGAGAAGGCTGCAGCGCAGCAGCAGTACAGTGCAGCTGTGGCCAGGGGCGAGAGTGCTGGCCTTGTCAG GGCCACCGGGAGAAAGACAGAGCAGTTCCAGGTGTCCGTTAGTGTGGCTCCTGCTGCCAAGGTCACCTTCGAGCTGGTGTATGAAGAGCTGCTGGCCCGTCATCTGGGAGCGTACGAGCTGCTGCTGAAAGTCCGGCCCCAGCAGCTGGTCAAACACCTGCAG ATGGACATTCACATCTTCGAGCCTCAGGGCATCAGCTTTCTGGAGACAGAGAGCACCTTCATGACCAATAAACTGGCAGAGGCCCTCACCACCTCACAGAACAAGACCAAG GCTCACGTCCGATTCAAGCCAACACTGTCACAGCAACAAAAGTATCCGGAGAAGCAGGACACGGTCCTAGATGGCAGCTTCATTGTCCGCTACGATGTGGACCGGCCCCTTTCCGGGGGTTCCATTCAG ATTGAGAATGGCTACTTTGTGCACTACTTTGCCCCTGATAGCCTGTCCACAATACCCAAGAATGTGATCTTTGTCATCGACAAGAGCGGCTCCATGATGGGCAGGAAAATAAAGCAG ACCCGGGAAGCCCTCATCAAGATCCTGGATGACCTCAGTCCCCATGACCAGTTCGACCTCATCAGCTTCAGTTCGGAAGCAACCACGTGGAAACCTTTGCTAGTGCCAGCCTCGACTGAGAACGTGAATGAGGCCAAGAGCTACGCCACTGGCATCCAGGCCCAGGGAG GGACCAATATAAATGATGCGATGCTGATGGCCGTGCAGCTGCTGGAGAAAGCCAACCAGGAGGAGCTGCTGCCTGAAGGGAGCATCACCCTCATCATCCTCCTCACTGATGGTGACCCCACTGTAG GGGAGACCAACCCTTCGAATATCCAGAAGAACGTGCGGAAAGCTATAAATGGCCAGCATAGTCTCTTCTGCCTGGGCTTTGGCTTCGATGTCAGCTACGCCTTCCTGGAGAAGATGGCACTAGAGAACGGCGGCCTGGCCCGGCGCATCTATGAGGACTCAGACTCCGCCCTGCAGCTGCAG GACTTCTACCAGGAGGTGGCCAACCCACTGATGACGTCAGTGGCCTTTGAGTACCCGAGCAATGCTGTGGAGTCGGTCACGCAGGACACCTTCCGGGTGTTCTTCAAGGGCTCCGAGTTGGTAGTGGCTGGGAAGCTCCGGGAGCAGAGCCCTGACGTGCTCTTAGCCCAAATCCGGGGGCAGCTG CACAGGGAGAACATCACCTATATGATGATGTCCCATGTGGCCGAGCAGGAGGAGATGTTCCGGAGCCCCAAGTACATCTTCCACAGCTTCATGGAGAGACTCTGGGCATACCTGACCATCCAGCAACTGCTCGAGCAAAT GGTCTCTGCGTTAGATGCTGAGAAGCAGGCTCTTGAGGCCCGCGCACTGAGCTTGTCACTCAGCTACAGCTTTGTCACCCCCCTCACGTCCATGGTGATCACCAAACCTGAAGGTCAAGAACAGTCTCAGGTTGCTGAGAAGCCTGTGGAGGATG AAAGCAGAGGCAGCAGAGTCTACTTAG GTGGAGGTTTGAAATTGTTAAACGGCACTCCATTATTCGGACCACCTggacctcctgctgctgcttctccatTCCACCGTATGACCTCGAGATTGGTGCTACCAGAGCTGATGTCAC CACTCGCGCCTGCTTCTGCACCGTCACCTACCTCAGGTCCTGGTGGAGCATCTCACGACACGGATTTCAGAATCAAAG gaaCAACCCCGACAGCCCTACCCTTCG CTCCcgtccaggctccttctgtcatCCTGCCACTGCCTGGGCAGAGCGTGGACCGGCTCTGTGTGGACCTCCGGCGCCCTCAGGAGCTACTGAACCTGCTCTCGGACCCTGACCAAG GGGTTGAGGTGACTGGCCACTTTGAGACAGCGAAGGCCCGCTTCTCGTGGATTGAGGTGACCTTCGAGAACCCCCAGGTGCAGATCCATGCGTCCCCTGAGCACGTGGTTATGACTCGAAACCGAAGAAACTCTGCATACAAGTGGAAGGAAACGCTGTACTCGGTGATGCCCGG CCTCAAGGTGACCATGGACAAGGAGGGGCTCCTGTTGCTCAGCAGACCAGACAGAGTGACCATCGGCCTGCTGTTCTGGGACGGCCCTGGAAAGGGGCTCCGGCTTCTCCTGCAGAACACTGACCGCTTCTCCAGCCATGTCAGTGGGACCCTTG GCCAGTTTTACCAGGACGTGCTCTGGGGGCCCCTGGACACGGCAGATGACAGCAAGCGAACACTGAAGGTCCAGGGACGTGACTACTCTGCCACCAG AGAGCTCAAGCTGGATTACCAAGAGAGCCCCCCAGGCAAAGAGATTTCCTGCTGGTCTGTGGAGCTGTAG
- the ITIH3 gene encoding inter-alpha-trypsin inhibitor heavy chain H3 isoform X1, translating to MALAQWPYLILALLSGLAVSGFPRNPSLLLGKRSLPGGAVDGIEVYSTKVNCKVTSRFAHNVVTTRAVNHANTAKEVSFDVELPKTAFITNFTLTIDGVTYPGKVKEKEVAKKQYEKAVSQGKTAGLVKASGRKLEKFTVSVNVAAGSKVTFELTYEELLKRHKGKYEMYLKVQPKQLVKHFEITVDIFEPQGISTLDAEASFITNDLLGSALTKSFSGKKGHVSFKPSLDQQRSCPTCTDSLLKGDFIITYDVNRESPANVQIVNGYFVHFFAPQGLPVVPKSVVFVIDVSGSMHGRKMEQTKDALLKILEDVKQDDYLNFILFSGDVTTWKDSLVPATPENIQEASKFVMDIQDRGMTNINDALLRGISMLNKAREEHTVPERSTSIIIMLTDGDANVGESRPEKIQENVRNAIGGKFPLYNLGFGNNLNYNFLENMALENHGLARRIYEDSDANLQLQGFYEEVANPLLTGVEVEYPQNAILDLTQNSYQHFYDGSEIVVAGRLADEDMNSFKAAVKGHGAINDLTFTEEVDMKEMEKALQERDYIFGDYIERLWAYLTIEQLLDKRKNAQGEEKENLTAQALELSLKYHFVTPLTSMVVTKPEDNENMTAVANKPGEGPLDAEEVPSMAYLTSYQAPQTPYYYVDGDPHFIIQIPEKDDAICFNIDEDPGTVLRLIQDPVTGLTVNGQIIGEKTGRSDSQTRRTYFGKLGIASAQMDFRIEVTRENITLWNGDSLSTFSWLDTVMVTQDGLSVMINRKKNMVVSFGDGVTFVVVLHQVWKKEPAHHDFLGFYVVNSRGMSAQTHGLLGQFFHPFDFQVSDVHPGSDPTKPDATMVVKNHQLTVTRGSQKDYRKDISVGRNVACWFVHNNGQGLIDGIHRDYIVPNLF from the exons ATGGCGTTGGCTCAGTGGCCCTACCTCATCTTGGCCCTGCTCTCCGGCTTGGCAGTCTCTGGCTTCCCTAGAAACCCATCCCTGCTGCTTGGG aaacGGAGCCTCCCGGGAGGG GCGGTCGATGGCATCGAAGTCTACAGCACCAAGGTCAACTGCAAGGTGACCTCCCGCTTCGCTCACAATGTCGTCACCACCAGGGCCGTCAACCACGCAAACACAGCCAAGGAGGTGTCCTTCGATGTGGAGCTGCCCAAGACAGCCTTCATCACCAACTTCACCTT GACCATCGATGGTGTTACCTACCCGGGAAAGGTCAAGGAGAAGGAAGTTGCCAAGAAGCAATATGAGAAGGCCGTGTCCCAGGGCAAGACAGCTGGCCTGGTCAA GGCCTCTGGGCGGAAGCTGGAGAAATTCACGGTCTCAGTCAATGTGGCTGCAGGCAGCAAGGTCACTTTTGAGCTAACCTACGAGGAGCTGCTCAAGAGGCATAAGGGCAAGTACGAGATGTACCTCAAGGTCCAGCCCAAGCAACTGGTCAAGCACTTTGAG ATCACGGTAGACATCTTCGAGCCACAGGGCATCAGCACCCTGGATGCTGAAGCCTCGTTCATCACCAATGACCTCTTGGGCAGCGCCCTCACCAAGTCCTTCTCAGGGAAAAAG GGCCATGTGTCCTTCAAACCCAGCTTGGACCAACAGCGTTCCTGCCCAACCTGCACAGACTCCCTCCTCAAAGGAGATTTCATCATCACCTATGATGTGAACAGAGAGTCTCCCGCCAATGTGCAA ATCGTCAATGGCTACTTTGTGCACTTCTTTGCACCTCAAGGCCTTCCGGTGGTGCCCAAGAGCGTGGTCTTCGTGATTGACGTCAGCGGCTCCATGCACGGTCGGAAAATGGAGCAG ACAAAGGATGCCCTCCTAAAAATTCTGGAGGATGTCAAACAGGATGACTACTTGAATTTCATTCTGTTCAGTGGAGACGTGACCACTTGGAAAGACAGTTTAGTTCCAGCCACTCCTGAGAACATCCAGGAAGCCAGTAAATTTGTGATGGATATTCAAGACCGAGGAA TGACCAACATCAATGACGCACTGCTGAGGGGCATCAGTATGCTGAACAAGGCCCGGGAGGAGCAtacagtcccagagaggagcacCTCCATTATCATCATGCTGACCGACGGGGACGCCAATGTGG GTGAAAGCAGACCTGAGAAAATCCAAGAGAATGTGCGGAATGCCATTGGCGGCAAGTTCCCCTTGTATAACTTGGGCTTTGGCAACAATCTGAATTATAACTTCCTGGAAAATATGGCCCTGGAGAACCATGGGCTTGCCCGGCGCATTTATGAGGATTCCGATGCCAACTTGCAGTTGCAG GGCTTCTATGAGGAGGTGGCCAACCCACTGCTGACAGGCGTGGAGGTAGAGTACCCTCAGAATGCCATCCTGGACCTCACCCAGAACAGTTACCAGCACTTCTATGATGGCTCTGAGATTGTGGTAGCTGGGCGCCTGGCGGATGAGGACATGAACAGCTTTAAGGCAGCTGTGAAAGGCCACGGG gccATCAACGACCTGACCTTCACTGAGGAAGTGGACatgaaggagatggagaaggcccTGCAGGAGCGGGACTACATTTTTGGGGACTACATTGAGCGGCTCTGGGCCTACCTCACCATCGAGCAGCTGCTGGACAAACG CAAGAATGCCCAGGGTGAGGAGAAGGAGAATCTCACGGCCCAGGCCTTGGAGCTGTCCCTCAAGTACCACTTCGTGACTCCGCTGACCTCCATGGTGGTGACCAAGCCTGAGGACAACGAGAACATGACGGCCGTTGCCAACAAGCCCGGAGAAG GGCCTCTGGATGCAGAAG AGGTCCCGTCCATGGCTTACCTGA CCAGCTACCAGGCTCCCCAAACACCCTACTACTACG TGGATGGGGACCCCCATTTCATCATCCAAATTCCAGAGAAGGATGATGCCATCTGCTTCAATATTGATGAAGACCCAGGCACAGTGCTGCGCCTCATTCAGGACCCTGTCACAG GCCTCACAGTTAACGGGCAGATCATTGGTGAGAAGACAGGCCGCTCAGATTCCCAGACTAGAAGGACTTACTTTGGCAAACTGGGCATTGCCAGTGCTCAGATGGACTTCCGGATTGAGGTGACACGGGAGAATATCACCCTGTGGAATGGGGACTCACTGAGCACGTTCAGCTGGCTGGACACAGTCATGGTCACACAGGACGG gCTATCTGTGATGATCAACAGGAAGAAGAACATGGTGGTCTCCTTTGGAGACGGGGTTACTTTTGTGGTTGTCCTGCATCAGGTGTGGAAGAAAGAGCCTGCCCACCATGACTTCCTCGGCTTCTATGTGGTGAACAGTCGTGGGATGTCAGCACAGACACATGGGCTGCTGG GACAGTTCTTCCACCCCTTTGACTTTCAAGTGTCTGACGTCCACCCAGGCTCTGACCCCACAAAGCCAGATGCCACAATGGTGGTGAAGAACCATCAGCTGACAGTCACCAG gGGCTCCCAGAAGGACTATAGGAAGGACATCAGCGTCGGCAGGAATGTTGCCTGCTGGTTCGTCCACAACAATGGGCAAGGGCTGATCGACGGCATCCACAGAGACTACATTGTCCCCAACCTGTTCTGA
- the ITIH3 gene encoding inter-alpha-trypsin inhibitor heavy chain H3 isoform X2, translating to MALAQWPYLILALLSGLAVSGFPRNPSLLLGKRSLPGGAVDGIEVYSTKVNCKVTSRFAHNVVTTRAVNHANTAKEVSFDVELPKTAFITNFTLTIDGVTYPGKVKEKEVAKKQYEKAVSQGKTAGLVKASGRKLEKFTVSVNVAAGSKVTFELTYEELLKRHKGKYEMYLKVQPKQLVKHFEITVDIFEPQGISTLDAEASFITNDLLGSALTKSFSGKKGHVSFKPSLDQQRSCPTCTDSLLKGDFIITYDVNRESPANVQIVNGYFVHFFAPQGLPVVPKSVVFVIDVSGSMHGRKMEQTKDALLKILEDVKQDDYLNFILFSGDVTTWKDSLVPATPENIQEASKFVMDIQDRGMTNINDALLRGISMLNKAREEHTVPERSTSIIIMLTDGDANVGESRPEKIQENVRNAIGGKFPLYNLGFGNNLNYNFLENMALENHGLARRIYEDSDANLQLQGFYEEVANPLLTGVEVEYPQNAILDLTQNSYQHFYDGSEIVVAGRLADEDMNSFKAAVKGHGAINDLTFTEEVDMKEMEKALQERDYIFGDYIERLWAYLTIEQLLDKRKNAQGEEKENLTAQALELSLKYHFVTPLTSMVVTKPEDNENMTAVANKPGEGPLDAEEVPSMAYLTSYQAPQTPYYYVDGDPHFIIQIPEKDDAICFNIDEDPGTVLRLIQDPVTGLTVNGQIIGEKTGRSDSQTRRTYFGKLGIASAQMDFRIEVTRENITLWNGDSLSTFSWLDTVMVTQDGLSVMINRKKNMVVSFGDGVTFVVVLHQVWKKEPAHHDFLGFYVVNSRGMSAQTHGLLVLPPL from the exons ATGGCGTTGGCTCAGTGGCCCTACCTCATCTTGGCCCTGCTCTCCGGCTTGGCAGTCTCTGGCTTCCCTAGAAACCCATCCCTGCTGCTTGGG aaacGGAGCCTCCCGGGAGGG GCGGTCGATGGCATCGAAGTCTACAGCACCAAGGTCAACTGCAAGGTGACCTCCCGCTTCGCTCACAATGTCGTCACCACCAGGGCCGTCAACCACGCAAACACAGCCAAGGAGGTGTCCTTCGATGTGGAGCTGCCCAAGACAGCCTTCATCACCAACTTCACCTT GACCATCGATGGTGTTACCTACCCGGGAAAGGTCAAGGAGAAGGAAGTTGCCAAGAAGCAATATGAGAAGGCCGTGTCCCAGGGCAAGACAGCTGGCCTGGTCAA GGCCTCTGGGCGGAAGCTGGAGAAATTCACGGTCTCAGTCAATGTGGCTGCAGGCAGCAAGGTCACTTTTGAGCTAACCTACGAGGAGCTGCTCAAGAGGCATAAGGGCAAGTACGAGATGTACCTCAAGGTCCAGCCCAAGCAACTGGTCAAGCACTTTGAG ATCACGGTAGACATCTTCGAGCCACAGGGCATCAGCACCCTGGATGCTGAAGCCTCGTTCATCACCAATGACCTCTTGGGCAGCGCCCTCACCAAGTCCTTCTCAGGGAAAAAG GGCCATGTGTCCTTCAAACCCAGCTTGGACCAACAGCGTTCCTGCCCAACCTGCACAGACTCCCTCCTCAAAGGAGATTTCATCATCACCTATGATGTGAACAGAGAGTCTCCCGCCAATGTGCAA ATCGTCAATGGCTACTTTGTGCACTTCTTTGCACCTCAAGGCCTTCCGGTGGTGCCCAAGAGCGTGGTCTTCGTGATTGACGTCAGCGGCTCCATGCACGGTCGGAAAATGGAGCAG ACAAAGGATGCCCTCCTAAAAATTCTGGAGGATGTCAAACAGGATGACTACTTGAATTTCATTCTGTTCAGTGGAGACGTGACCACTTGGAAAGACAGTTTAGTTCCAGCCACTCCTGAGAACATCCAGGAAGCCAGTAAATTTGTGATGGATATTCAAGACCGAGGAA TGACCAACATCAATGACGCACTGCTGAGGGGCATCAGTATGCTGAACAAGGCCCGGGAGGAGCAtacagtcccagagaggagcacCTCCATTATCATCATGCTGACCGACGGGGACGCCAATGTGG GTGAAAGCAGACCTGAGAAAATCCAAGAGAATGTGCGGAATGCCATTGGCGGCAAGTTCCCCTTGTATAACTTGGGCTTTGGCAACAATCTGAATTATAACTTCCTGGAAAATATGGCCCTGGAGAACCATGGGCTTGCCCGGCGCATTTATGAGGATTCCGATGCCAACTTGCAGTTGCAG GGCTTCTATGAGGAGGTGGCCAACCCACTGCTGACAGGCGTGGAGGTAGAGTACCCTCAGAATGCCATCCTGGACCTCACCCAGAACAGTTACCAGCACTTCTATGATGGCTCTGAGATTGTGGTAGCTGGGCGCCTGGCGGATGAGGACATGAACAGCTTTAAGGCAGCTGTGAAAGGCCACGGG gccATCAACGACCTGACCTTCACTGAGGAAGTGGACatgaaggagatggagaaggcccTGCAGGAGCGGGACTACATTTTTGGGGACTACATTGAGCGGCTCTGGGCCTACCTCACCATCGAGCAGCTGCTGGACAAACG CAAGAATGCCCAGGGTGAGGAGAAGGAGAATCTCACGGCCCAGGCCTTGGAGCTGTCCCTCAAGTACCACTTCGTGACTCCGCTGACCTCCATGGTGGTGACCAAGCCTGAGGACAACGAGAACATGACGGCCGTTGCCAACAAGCCCGGAGAAG GGCCTCTGGATGCAGAAG AGGTCCCGTCCATGGCTTACCTGA CCAGCTACCAGGCTCCCCAAACACCCTACTACTACG TGGATGGGGACCCCCATTTCATCATCCAAATTCCAGAGAAGGATGATGCCATCTGCTTCAATATTGATGAAGACCCAGGCACAGTGCTGCGCCTCATTCAGGACCCTGTCACAG GCCTCACAGTTAACGGGCAGATCATTGGTGAGAAGACAGGCCGCTCAGATTCCCAGACTAGAAGGACTTACTTTGGCAAACTGGGCATTGCCAGTGCTCAGATGGACTTCCGGATTGAGGTGACACGGGAGAATATCACCCTGTGGAATGGGGACTCACTGAGCACGTTCAGCTGGCTGGACACAGTCATGGTCACACAGGACGG gCTATCTGTGATGATCAACAGGAAGAAGAACATGGTGGTCTCCTTTGGAGACGGGGTTACTTTTGTGGTTGTCCTGCATCAGGTGTGGAAGAAAGAGCCTGCCCACCATGACTTCCTCGGCTTCTATGTGGTGAACAGTCGTGGGATGTCAGCACAGACACATGGGCTGCTGG TTCTTCCACCCCTTTGA